The Flammeovirga pectinis genomic interval CAGACTATGACGGTAAACGTGAGAAGATGGAGAGCTGAAAATATCCCAGCATTTAAGTCAGAGCCATTAATAACATCTCCATATGATTACTTGGCAAAATTAAAGATTGAGCTTAAGTCTTCAAATTATGGAATGAAACCTCATACAACATCTTGGCCAGCAGTTTTAGATGATATCCGTAGGTCAGTTTATAACGGTAACTCTTCTATTGGCGTCGGCTTTATGAAAGATGAATTAGAAGCTATAATGGCTAAAACAGAAGATAAAAAAGAACGTGCCATTTTAGTTTATACATTAATTCAATCACGTATGACATGGGATGGTAGCTATGGAAGGTACAAAAGTAGTTCTTTAAGAAAGAGCTATATAGATAAAAAAGGGAATGTAGTTGATGTTAATTTATTACTAATTGGGGCTTTGAACAAAGTAGGAGTAACTACTACACCTTTGTATGGTAGCACTAGAAAATATGGTAAAATTGTTAGAGGGTCTGCTGAAAAATCACAATTGATCTATGTAATGGCTGTATCTTCTATTGATGGGGATAAGGTGATTTTAGATGCAACTTCTAAATCTACTCCTTTTGGTGTACTCCCTGAAAGAGCATTAAATTATCAAGGTGTTTTAATGTCTAACAACGATCATATTAATGGACAGTTTATGGCTATTAACCCAACAGCAAAGGATGATATTAGTATTCGAATGAAGATGAAAATAAATCCTGATTTAGGTATTGAAGGTAATAAGCAGGTTACTTATAAAGGTTATGCAGCTATTGATTGGAGGGATGAAGTGAATAGTGACGAAGAGGACGAGTACTTAACTTCTCTAGAAGAAGATGTTATAGGACTTTCTATCTCTGATTATGAAAAAGAAGGAGCTTCTAATAAGTACGAAAAAGCTATTGAGAAATATAATTTTGAGGTAGAAAATGTTATTGAAAAGGTGGGTGATAAATTTATTTTTAATCCTATGTTTTTAATAAGCTTGAGTGAAAATCCATTTACTCAAGAAAAAAGACTTTACCCTGTAGAACTTCCATATAGTATAGATAGAAAATATACATTTCAGGTTGAATTACCTGAAGGATTTGATGTAGTGGATTTACCAAAACCACAGCAAATGGTGTTGCCTAACAAAGGTGGTAAGTTTAGATATCAAATAGTTAAAAATAATAATATGCTTACTTTTCTTATTGATTTTGAGTTAAACAAACTGGTTTTTAATACGAATGAGTATACTCTTTTAAAGACTTTCTTTGAAAAGGCTTACTCAATCCAAAAGATGCCATTAGAACTTACTCAAATACAATAATATGATGACAAAGCAGCTTATAATAGTTTTAATGCTATTAATGATTGGGCAATTGAATGCTCAATCATTAGATAGTATTGATCCAAATTTAATTAAAGGAGCAAATAGTGTAATCCTCTCTTCAACTAGAGACTTTAAAGTCCTTGACGAAGGATCGGCAGAACTTCACTTTACTAAGAAAATTGTAATTTTAAATAAAGAAGGAAAAGACGAAGCACAAATGGTTGTCTTTTATGATAATTCCTCTAGTATTTCGGATTTTAAAGGTTCTATCTATCAAAATGGATTTAAGAAACCAAAGAAGTTTAAAACTACAGAAATTATAGATAGAAGTACAGAAAGTAGTGGTTCAGTGAGTGTTACTGATGGTAGAGTACAATATATAGACCCTACTTTAACAACATACCCTGTTATTATAGAATACTCTTACACTAAAAAATATTCTGGACTTTTTAGTTATCCTACATGGTACCCTGTTTCTGATTTTAAGCAATTTGTATTGTCATCTTCCTATACGCTTGATATACCAAAGGGATTTAAATTTAGACAAAAAATAAAAGGGATTGAAGATCCAATTGTATCAGAAAAAGAAGGTAGAGAAATTTATAATTGGTCTGTAAATAATTTACCAATTATAAAATCAGAAGCAATGCATTTACCAGTGTATGAAATTTTTCCAAGTGTAGAAGTTCAACCTTATGGATTTGAATATGAAAAAACAAAAGGAAGGTTAGATACTTGGACTACGTTTGGTGATTATATTTATTCTCTTAATAAAGGAACTTGGGATTTAAGTGATGAAACCAAATTAGAAATTAAAGAGCTTACAAAAAGCGCTTCATCAGACTTAGAAAAAGCACAGATTGTATATAATTATCTTCAAAATAAGGTACGTTATATAAGTGTCCAATTAGGTATTGGTGGTTTAAAACCCGCTAATTCTTTACAAGTAGATACAAAGGGCTACGGAGATTGTAAAGGTCTTTCAAATTATATGTATACCTTACTTAAAGAGGTTGGAGTAGAAAGTAGGTATGCTATAATTTATGGAGGAAGAAATCCATCGAAAGTAGATGTTGAAATGGTGGGTACTCAATTTAATCATGCAATTTTGTGTTTACCAACTGTTGCAGATACGGTTTGGTTAGAATGTACTAGCCAAACTACTCCTTTTGGGTATTTAGGTAAATTTACTGGTAATAGAAAAGCATTATTGATTGAGGATGGACATAGTAAATTAGTCAATACAACTTCTTATAGAGTAGATGATAATTTACAAACTCGAAAATCAGTAGTCAAAATAAATAATAATGGAGGGGCACTTGTAGAAGGTGACTTAGTAGGGAGAGGATATCAATTTGGTAATTTCTCTCATTGGGAACAATTGCCTGATAAAGAATTGAGAGAACGTTTTCTAAGAAGTTATGCTTTAACTACATCAGAACTTGTAAACCTGTCAATTGATATTGATAAGTCTTATCCAGATCCTTCGGCTACTTTAGCTTATGTTGTAGAGGTCAAAGATTTTGGTAAAAACATCTCAGAAGGTAAATTAATTCCGTTATTCCCTTATTATGGAGATTATAGTTTACCTAAGAAATATAGGTCTAGAAAATTAGCTTTTAGCTTAAAATATGATTACAAAGATGTTGATGAAATAGAATTTCATTTACCAGAAGGAACATCAATTGAAGAATTACCAACATCAAAAGAAATTCTTTCTGATTTTGGCTCTTACAGATCATCTTTTACTAAGGTATCAACTTCTATTTATCTTTATAAAAGAGAATTCATTACAACTAAAGGAGAATTTGAAGCAAGTAGATATAAAGACTACTATGCTTTTAGAACTAAAATAAAGAAAGCTGATAAAGAACGTTTTTGGCTAAAAAATGCAAGTCAGAGTACAACAAAAGATGTTGAATAAAAAAAGTCCTCTTGAAGTAAATTCAAGAGGACTTTTTTACGAATTCTATTTTTAAATTTCATCAAGCAGTGTTACCGTTGTTCTACGGTTAACCTGATGTTCTTCTTCTGTTTCTGCATTAAATACTACTGGTAGTAATTCACCATAGCCTTTTGCTTCAATTCTGTCTTTTTCAATACCTCTACTAATAATATAATTTACAGCAGATTCAGCTCTTTTTTGAGATAGCTTGATATTGTATTTTTCCGACCCTCTATCATCTGTGTGTGAACCAAGTTCAATACTAATATTTGGGTGTTGTTCTAATAATGTAACAAGTTTATCTAGTTCTCTTGCAGCATCAATACGGATTCTATAATCATCAAAATCATAAAGGATATTATTTAAAGTAATTTCACCTTCTTCAATTAATTCATCATAAAAATCTTTTGTAAGATCAACCTCAGATTCTAATACCCAATCAACAATTTTTTCAGGTCTGTCTTTAATATCTTCTTGGTCAATCTCTTTGTCTGCAGTTGTATAATATACAGAATCTTGGAAATATTTTTCTTTTTGAGCAATCAAGATATAATCATCACCCATTACCAATTGTGTTTTAAACTCGTATCTCCCTTTATCATCAGAAAGTACCTTTTCTACAAGCGAACCATCTGGTTTTAATAGCATAACATCCACACCTGCTAAAGGTACTTCAGAAGTATCTTTAACTCCAATAGAATTACCTGCTAAGAAATAATTGACAGGTTTATTAATTGGTGTTTTATCCGAGAAGAAATAAATATGATCTTGATTTGATTTATCATCACCAACTTGCCTTGATGATGTAAAAGCACCAAATCTTTTTTCTAAGAATACTAAACCAAAATCATCTGCAGAAGAGTTGAACGGCTTACCCATATTCTTAATTTTTATTTTCTTACTTTTTCTAGAAGCCTCAAATAAATCTAATCCTCCTAAACCTGGGTGGCCATCGGAAGCGAAGTACATTTTGCCTGTTGCAGCAACATAAGGAAACATATCATTGCCTCTAGAATTTATTTTAGGACCCATGTTTCTAGGTTTACCCCAAGTGCCGTTTACATTACGCTGAGACCTATAAATATCGATGCCACCATAGCCACCTTTTCTATTAGAGGCAAAATAAAGTGTTTTTCCATTTACAGACAGGGCAGGGCAAGCATCCCAAGATTGAGGGTTACTAAATTTTAAGATAGTAGGTTCAGACCATTTTCCATCTTCAAAGCGAGATTCAAATAAATCTACTTCCTTATAGTCTTCTTTATGATGCCCCGTATTGCTACGTGCAAAAATCATAAACTTACCATCTCTGCTAAAAGTGGCAGAAGCTTCATGGAAATTAGGATTATTGATTAGACTATCAAAAAATGTTACCTGACCATTACAGCTATCAGCTTTATCAAAAGTGTAGCGGTATAAGTTGGCATATCCTTCTCCAGTTCCTTGATAGACAGCTTCAGAATCTCTTGTAGAAGTAAAGATTAGATCACCATTAAAGAAAGCGGGTGAATAATCTGACTTATTACTACTTAATACTTCACAAAGTGATATATCAATAAATGGATCAACAACTTTGGATAGACTATCTACTAAATCAATTTGTTTGATTTCGTCTTTGGCTCTTCTGATTAATTGACGATCGCTACCCTCTTTAGCATACCTGTTAAAGAGTTTACGAGCTTTCTCATAATCACCTTGTAGTTCTAAGCCGTAGGCATAATAGAAATACATGTCCATATTTTCGTAACCGTTATCTTTTGCCTTTTTGTAATAAGGCAAAGCTTCTGATATACGATTAGAAAGGCGATATGCTTCTGCAATTTTATAATATGCTTCAGGTTTCTCTTTTGCATATTTATTGTTTTCAGCAATGGCTTCATACTTTTTTATTGCAGGTTGATATTCTCCTGTCTCGAAATGTTTTTCTGCAACACTTAGAGGAGAAGAACAACTAGCAATAATGCTTGCGATTGATATAAATAAAAGAAGACGCTTCATGTTTGTAATTTGCGTTTCAATGGTTTGCTAAGGTCAGTGAAATTGATTTTTTCAAAATGTTGATTTTAAAAACCTCTTGATTATAGAAGTTAGGAGTTTGTTTATTGATCTGCAAATTTATTTAATATGAAAACCGTTATTTATAAAAATGATTTTCTGGAGAATGCTGTTATTATAAACAGAAAAAGCATTGTCTATTTAAAAACAATGCTTTTTGTACAATCAAATTAATTGAATTAACCTTCTATTTCTGCATTAAAAACAGGAGTTGCAGGTCCAGTTAAAATGATATCAGTATATTTTTTATCACTCACCTTAGTAAAACCAACGGCTAATTGTCCGCCAAGAACTTTAACTTGAATAGGGCTTTGCATATCATGTTCAATATTTGCAGCAATTGCACAAGCTGTTACTCCTGTACCACAAGCATACGTTTCATCTTCAACGCCTCTTTCAAAAGTTCTTACATCTAAAGACTGTTTTCCTGTTACTTGAGCAAAATTTACATTTGTGCCTTCTTCATTAAATCTTTCATTATGTCTGATGGCTTTACCTTCAGTTACACAATCAAAGTTTGCAAGGTCATTTTCAAAGCGAACGTAATGCGGGGATCCCGTATCCATAAAATAATGGTCGTTATTAACTTCTATCTCACCAGGAGGGTTCATTAATAAATGTACCAGTTGTTTATCATCTAAGGTTGCTTCATGAGCCCCATCTGCAGCCCAAAAAGACGTTTTATTTTCAAATAAGCCCAAGGTATGTGCAAATCTAACAGCACATCTACCTCCGTTACCACACATACTTCCTAAATGTCCATCTGCATTAAAGTAAACCATTTCAAAATCATAGCCTTCTTTTAAGCGGATAAGAATTAGGCCATCTGCTCCAATACCAAAACGTCTGTGGCAAAGAAAAGCGACTTTTTCAAAATCGTTACTATTAAAAGTATTATTACGGTCATCGATCATAATAAAATCGTTACCTGCACCTTGGTATTTCCAGAAATTTATCATTTTCTATGCTTTTTGTTAGAAAGTATATATCAGTTTTACAAGCCTATTTTGGCCTTAAAACTTTAAACGTTGCAAGTTATTAAAAAGATATGAGTTTTTGCTTTCAATTTGAATGTGTAACTTTCGGAGTTAACAAACAAAAAACAAAATTATGCATAGAATAGACGAATTATTTCAGCGTAAGCCAGAAGAGGTATTAAATATTTATTTTACAGCAGGCTATCCAAAATTAGACGATACAAGAACAATCTTAAAAAGTCTACAAGATAGTGGTGCAGATTTAATAGAAATTGGCATACCTTTCTCGGATCCAGTTGCAGATGGTCCGACTATCCAAAAAAGTAATGAACAAGCATTGGAAAATGGAATGACAATGCTAAAATTGTTTGAGCAATTAGAAGGCTTTAGAAAAGAAGTAGATGTACCTGTTGTAGTTATGGGGTATTTTAATCCAATAATGCAATATGGATTAGAGAAATTCTGTAAAGATGCTCAACGTGTAGGGATTGATGGAATTATTGTTCCCGACCTTCCTATGATCGAGTACCAAATGAACTTAAAAGAAATGTTCAATGCACATGGTATTAGAAATACGTTCTTAATTTCGCCTCAAACTTCTGATGCGCGTATTAAAGAAATTGATGATAATACGGAAGGTTTTATCTATATGGTATCATCTGCGAGTGTGACAGGTGCAAAAACTGGAATTTCTTCTGAACAAGTTGACTACTTTAAACGTATTGAAGCAATGAAACTGAAGAATCCAAGATTAATAGGTTTTGGTATTTCAGACAATAAGTCATTTAAAGAAGCATCATCTTATTCTAACGGAGCTATTATTGGTTCTGCTTTTGTAAAACTGATTGGGCAATCGACGGATTTACCAAAAGATATTAAAGGTTTTATTAGTGCCGTAAGAGGAGAATAAGTAGTAAAAAAATAGATATAAAAAAGACCTTGATCATTCTGGATGATCAAGGTCTTTTTTTGTGTATTTATGGTTAGTATGTCTATCGATTAACGACGAGACATTTTCAATACTTTCTTTTGAATCTTAGTGATATCTTTTCCTTCTTGCATTCCAGATAAGATTGCTTGGTTATAAGTATCGATTGCCATGTCTTTAGCACCATTTAAAGCAAGGTAATCCCCTTTTACTTCAAGGTTTTCAGAGTTAGCATCGATTGCGATTGATTTCTCAATCCAAACGTAAGCTTCACTTAAGTTTTTCTTTAATTCAATACATCTATCAGCAGCGTCAGCATAGATAGCCCAATCTGTTGCACTTGCATTTTCTACAGTTGCACGTAGTTTATTAATTTCGTTATCCTCATTGTCATGAATACCTGCAAAAGAAGGTGCAGCAGTGATGATAGCTAAAAGTGCGATTGCGAAGAATTGTTTTAAAGATTTCATGATTATATATGTTTGTGTTTTTTTAAATCTAAATGTTATATGCTTCTACTAATACCAATTGAGTGCCAATTGTTTCTATATTGTTGATTTTCAATTTATTAGATATGGTCTTTGGTGTTTTAAGTGTAATCGTAACGCTGTTTGGGTTGCATAATTGGACATATTGTTCGTAATCGGTCATTTTTTAGAGAATCTATCCAAATATTATTCTGATTTACTTTGTTTGTTTACAGTTGTTAAGAATTTAATACTGTTTTTTGATTAAATGACATAATATTCTATGGATAACAGGGGTCTAGTTGTGGCTATTTTTATACGCTTCGTTATAGGATTGTTCATTGCAGATGTATCTTTTTAGTAATTTGATAAAAAATGAAGGTTATTTTTAATGAAAGTGTAAAAATGTTTATTTTTATCTTTTTATTTTATGGTAATCGTAATAAATACCACCTAGTGGACAGTTTTTGATAAAAAGTGTTCGGTTTACATTATAGTCGCATTTGTAGTGTTATAAACGTTCGTTTTTAGTCGTTTTAGATAGGCTAGATTTAGATGTTTTCTAATTATTAATAGGTGCTAGAAACTTAGAACAATTCGATATATCTTATGGAAATCAAAAAGTCTTTAAAATAGAAAAATACCAACAGAAAGGGTAAAGACCTTTTTAGTTAGTATTTATACTGAACCTTTAAAATAGAGCATAAAAAAAGGTGTTGACGAATTAACATCAACACCATTTAGCGTGAAATTATATTTATTACTTGTTATACAGTTTCAATAATTTTTTTTGTACAGCAGGGATATCATAATCACTGTCATTCATTCCTAAAAGGATAGACTGACGGTAAGCTTCCATTGCCATATTATTAGCACCATTAAGGGCTAGGTAATCACCTTTCAATTCGTAGTTTCTTGCATTTGGTGCAATTTCTAAAGCTGTATCTAACCAAACATAAGCTTCGCTTAAGTTTGTTCTTAACTCAATACATCTTTCTGCAGCATCAGCATATACAGTCCAATCATTTGCTGAAGCATTTTCTACACTATTACGAAGCTTAGTGATTTCGTTATCTTCATTATCTGTACTCGAAGCAAATACGCTTGTTAAAGAGAATAAAGTAACTAATGTGATTGCGAAGATGTTTCTAAGATTTTTCATGACCGTATATATTTAAATAATAAGAATGAAATTCGATTTTGATTACATTTCTACTAATACTAAATATGTGCCATTGTGGTTTAATTATTTGATTTACAGTGTATTGTAGTTTGTTTTTGGTATTTAAAGTGATGTTTGTACACTTTATTTGTTTCTAATTTGGACAGAATGTTCGTAAATGAACAGTTTAAGTTCTTTTTATCCAAATAATATTTTATTTAATGGTGTTTTGTAATATATATTCAGAATATATTAAATGTTTATTGTTGTTTTTTGTGTTTAATATTCTGTTTGGGGATTAGATTTATATTGTTGTTGAATTGAAAATATAGCCCTATTGTGTTTAAAACCTGTTTAGTTACTTTATTTGTAATTTTTCAATCTTTATTTATTGATTTAATAATTATGTAATTAAATCAGTTAGTTGTTTTGTGATTTTAGTAAAAAGTGTTCGGTTATGTGCTTTACTCTAAAAAAATGGATTTAGGTAGCCTATTTTTAATATTCAAAGCATTTTTACAATACTCCGTAGAGTTTTCATTCACATATAAAAAATGGTGATTCGTATATTAAGCTTACAAACAAATCATACGAGATCACCATGAGAAGTATCGAAACACTCCTATTACAAATATTCAAAAAAATGTCAGAGATAAACAAATGGCAACGCTCATTTTTAATAGATCATTTTACTACTTTGCTCTCTTTTATGGGGAAGAATAATTATATGAATTTAGCAAGGTATAGTAAATACAATGAAGGAAGTATTCGGTCTTGGTCTCAACGTACTTTTGATTATTTGACATTCAATATTCTTTTGATAGAATCACTATTCAAAGAATCTCGTATCATCGCTTTGGATCCGAGTTATATTTCTAAAAGTGGTAAAGCAACACCAGGAGTTAGTTATTTTTGGTCAGGTTGTGCAGGTGCTCAAAAATGGGGGTTAGAAATAACAGGACTTGCAAGTGTAGGTTTAGAAAGTAAAACAGCAATGCATTTATCAGCCCACCAAAGTATCCCTGATGGTAAAGGCTTTAATTTACTTTCGCATTGTGCTAATTTAGTAGTGAATAATAAGGAGAAATACTTAAAAATATCTGATACTGTTGTAGTTGATGGGTATTTCTCAAAATATACATTCGTGAACCCTGTGACAGAATCAGGTTTTAAGGTGGTTAGTAAATTTGCTAAAAATATCTATTTACGTTATAAGTATACAGGAAAACCAACAGGAAAAAAAGGACGTCCAAAGACTTTTGACGGACGTGTAAAGTTCCAGAAATTGAATATGAACCATTTCCAATTAGTGACGGCAGAAGAAAATATGAAAATATATGAAGCAATTGTTCACAGTAGAAGCTTAAAACGTTGGGTGAAATGTGTAGTGGTAATCACCGTACTTGATACTGGTAAAGAAAGAAGAGAAATACTTTTTTCTACAGATCTAACAATGGAAGCAGAAGAGGTTATAGAAAGTTATCGCTTACGTTTTCAAATTGAATTTTTGTATAGAGATGCCAAGCAATTTGTGGGGCTCAATTACGGGCAATCAAGAAGTGAAATAAAAATTCATAATCATGTAAATATGTCCTTAACAGCAGTATCAATTGCCAAGGCAATTCACTATTTTAACACGGATGTTATGGAGAAAAAAACATTTTCTTTGTCGAGTATTAAGACTCAGTATTTCAATAAGATGTACCTCGGAAAAATTATTACTTGTTTCGGAATTAATGCCGAAACGAACATTAATTCCGAACATATTACTCAATTGGAGAATTTTGGCTGTATAGCTGCTTAAAACTCTACGGAGTATTGTTTTTATACTTCAGCAAAAAAGTAAATAGATAAAAAAAGAGCCTTTAAAAATAAAGACTCTTCCTTTGAATAGTATGTATTGAACAGGTTAGATAGATAAATCTAAATCCCATTGTTCAAGTATATCAGCAACCTTTCTAACAAACATGCCGCCTAAAGCTCCATCAACAACTCTGTGGTCGTAAGAATGAGAGAAGTAAGCAAACTGTCTGATACCAATAACATCACCCTGAGGGGTCTCTATTACAGCTGGTTTTTTACGTATTGTACCTATTGCCATAATTGCCACTTGTGGCTGCATAATAATAGGAGTTCCAATAGTATTACCAAAAGAGCCAATATTAGAAACTGTATACGTTCCACCAGATAATTCTTCTGGTTTCAATTTGTTTTCTCTTGCTCTTGTTGATAGATCCTGAATTTTTAAAGCTAAACCACTTAAGCTTAAACGGTCAGCATTCCTAATTACAGGAACAATTAGATTACCATTTGGCATAGCTACTGCCATACCAATATTAATATCTTTCTTAACAATAATATTAGTGCCGTCTACTTGTACGTTTATCATAGGGTACTCCTTAATTGCTTTTGCAATAGCAGAGATAATGATAGGCATAAAAGTAAGGTTAGCACCTTCTTGTTTTTTAAATGCTTCTTTTGTTTTAGTTCTCCACAAAACAACATTTGTCAAGTCAGCTTCTACACAAGAAGTAACATGAGGAGCCGTTTGTTTCGATTGGACCATTCTGTCAGCAATCATCTTGCGTACACGATCCATTTCAATAACCTCATCGCCATTATCTAATGCTACTGCCGGAGGAGTAGTAGTTACTTTAGGAGCTGAAGAAATAGAAGGGTTAGAAGGTTTCTGAACTGTTGTTGCAGTTTTTTGAATAGGATTAGTAACACCGCTTTCAAGGAAATCTAACATATCCTTTTTCGTTACCCTTCCTTCTTTTCCTGTACCTGGAATACTATCCAACACCTCTTGCGAAATGCCTTCTTTTTTAGCAATATTTCTAACTAGAGGAGAGTAGAATCTATTTCCACTTTTCGCACTAATTTCGTTTGTATTATCTGTATTATTAGCATGTACAATAGTATTCTCTACTGCACTATTTGTAGTAGTTACTTTTGCTTCTGTTTCAGCATTATCCTCACCTGCAATTTCTACAATTGCAATGGCAGCTCCAATCTGAACAACATCGTCTTTAGTAACTAATATTTTCTTTATTATTCCTTCTACAGTAGCAGGTACTTCTGTATCTACTTTATCCGTTGCTACTTCAACAACCGATTCATCTAATGTAATAGAATCGCCTTCTTCTTTAAGCCATTCTAAAACTGTAGCTTCCATAACACCTTCTCCCATTGCTGGAAGAACCATTTCTACTTGTGCCATATTGTATTTATTGAATTATAAATCGAAGACCAATGGTATATCAATTTTGTGCAAAGGTAATAAAAGACTTCTTAATAAATTAGTGTCCATCCTACGCATAAATGATATTTATCATGTAATTAAGAATAATACATGTTAATATTTCTTAGAAAATACATTTTATGTATTTAATCTCCTAAATCTTTTAATAGCTTGAAGCAAAATTTGAAAATCTTCTATTCGGTTACCTACTACAAAAGTCAATAAAGTTGAGTGTTTCATTTATAGTACTTCTCTTTTTATTTGGTCCATCAGATAGTTTAACTACTGTATTAAGCGATACAGTTATTATAGATCAGCAGTTGGAACAGTTTTACTCACATTACAAACAAAGAAGTGACAGTGCAGCCTATTTTGCAAAAGAAGCATTACGTCTTTCAAACCAAATTAATGATATAAGCAGAGCAGGAAAATCGGCTCATTATTTAGGTGTTTATTATCATGGTTTAAATATAAATTATGACAGTGCTCAGAAATACTATCTACTTGCTACAGACCCTGGTAGAACTCCCTATGAATTATGTATGACGTATACTAACCTTGG includes:
- a CDS encoding DUF3858 domain-containing protein, which codes for MNTKSRLLLMLLFFVISGHSYAQTLPKKLNFGKIATENLKMTTYDADTSANALIIGEFGDMSFDIGGNGLVYKLKKHVRIKILKKEGLDQANIVLSTYESSGDGESISSIKGAVYNLVNGKVVKEKFKPSMVHVEKVTEERTNKKIHLPNVKVGSIIEYSYLLTSSYVYSPDSWIAQKDIPVLVSSFVMRTLDYFDYKVINSRYYQMPELKSEVSSQQIRIDSEQQTMTVNVRRWRAENIPAFKSEPLITSPYDYLAKLKIELKSSNYGMKPHTTSWPAVLDDIRRSVYNGNSSIGVGFMKDELEAIMAKTEDKKERAILVYTLIQSRMTWDGSYGRYKSSSLRKSYIDKKGNVVDVNLLLIGALNKVGVTTTPLYGSTRKYGKIVRGSAEKSQLIYVMAVSSIDGDKVILDATSKSTPFGVLPERALNYQGVLMSNNDHINGQFMAINPTAKDDISIRMKMKINPDLGIEGNKQVTYKGYAAIDWRDEVNSDEEDEYLTSLEEDVIGLSISDYEKEGASNKYEKAIEKYNFEVENVIEKVGDKFIFNPMFLISLSENPFTQEKRLYPVELPYSIDRKYTFQVELPEGFDVVDLPKPQQMVLPNKGGKFRYQIVKNNNMLTFLIDFELNKLVFNTNEYTLLKTFFEKAYSIQKMPLELTQIQ
- a CDS encoding DUF3857 domain-containing protein — translated: MMTKQLIIVLMLLMIGQLNAQSLDSIDPNLIKGANSVILSSTRDFKVLDEGSAELHFTKKIVILNKEGKDEAQMVVFYDNSSSISDFKGSIYQNGFKKPKKFKTTEIIDRSTESSGSVSVTDGRVQYIDPTLTTYPVIIEYSYTKKYSGLFSYPTWYPVSDFKQFVLSSSYTLDIPKGFKFRQKIKGIEDPIVSEKEGREIYNWSVNNLPIIKSEAMHLPVYEIFPSVEVQPYGFEYEKTKGRLDTWTTFGDYIYSLNKGTWDLSDETKLEIKELTKSASSDLEKAQIVYNYLQNKVRYISVQLGIGGLKPANSLQVDTKGYGDCKGLSNYMYTLLKEVGVESRYAIIYGGRNPSKVDVEMVGTQFNHAILCLPTVADTVWLECTSQTTPFGYLGKFTGNRKALLIEDGHSKLVNTTSYRVDDNLQTRKSVVKINNNGGALVEGDLVGRGYQFGNFSHWEQLPDKELRERFLRSYALTTSELVNLSIDIDKSYPDPSATLAYVVEVKDFGKNISEGKLIPLFPYYGDYSLPKKYRSRKLAFSLKYDYKDVDEIEFHLPEGTSIEELPTSKEILSDFGSYRSSFTKVSTSIYLYKREFITTKGEFEASRYKDYYAFRTKIKKADKERFWLKNASQSTTKDVE
- a CDS encoding OmpA family protein — translated: MKRLLLFISIASIIASCSSPLSVAEKHFETGEYQPAIKKYEAIAENNKYAKEKPEAYYKIAEAYRLSNRISEALPYYKKAKDNGYENMDMYFYYAYGLELQGDYEKARKLFNRYAKEGSDRQLIRRAKDEIKQIDLVDSLSKVVDPFIDISLCEVLSSNKSDYSPAFFNGDLIFTSTRDSEAVYQGTGEGYANLYRYTFDKADSCNGQVTFFDSLINNPNFHEASATFSRDGKFMIFARSNTGHHKEDYKEVDLFESRFEDGKWSEPTILKFSNPQSWDACPALSVNGKTLYFASNRKGGYGGIDIYRSQRNVNGTWGKPRNMGPKINSRGNDMFPYVAATGKMYFASDGHPGLGGLDLFEASRKSKKIKIKNMGKPFNSSADDFGLVFLEKRFGAFTSSRQVGDDKSNQDHIYFFSDKTPINKPVNYFLAGNSIGVKDTSEVPLAGVDVMLLKPDGSLVEKVLSDDKGRYEFKTQLVMGDDYILIAQKEKYFQDSVYYTTADKEIDQEDIKDRPEKIVDWVLESEVDLTKDFYDELIEEGEITLNNILYDFDDYRIRIDAARELDKLVTLLEQHPNISIELGSHTDDRGSEKYNIKLSQKRAESAVNYIISRGIEKDRIEAKGYGELLPVVFNAETEEEHQVNRRTTVTLLDEI
- the dapF gene encoding diaminopimelate epimerase, which produces MINFWKYQGAGNDFIMIDDRNNTFNSNDFEKVAFLCHRRFGIGADGLILIRLKEGYDFEMVYFNADGHLGSMCGNGGRCAVRFAHTLGLFENKTSFWAADGAHEATLDDKQLVHLLMNPPGEIEVNNDHYFMDTGSPHYVRFENDLANFDCVTEGKAIRHNERFNEEGTNVNFAQVTGKQSLDVRTFERGVEDETYACGTGVTACAIAANIEHDMQSPIQVKVLGGQLAVGFTKVSDKKYTDIILTGPATPVFNAEIEG
- the trpA gene encoding tryptophan synthase subunit alpha codes for the protein MHRIDELFQRKPEEVLNIYFTAGYPKLDDTRTILKSLQDSGADLIEIGIPFSDPVADGPTIQKSNEQALENGMTMLKLFEQLEGFRKEVDVPVVVMGYFNPIMQYGLEKFCKDAQRVGIDGIIVPDLPMIEYQMNLKEMFNAHGIRNTFLISPQTSDARIKEIDDNTEGFIYMVSSASVTGAKTGISSEQVDYFKRIEAMKLKNPRLIGFGISDNKSFKEASSYSNGAIIGSAFVKLIGQSTDLPKDIKGFISAVRGE
- a CDS encoding transposase yields the protein MSEINKWQRSFLIDHFTTLLSFMGKNNYMNLARYSKYNEGSIRSWSQRTFDYLTFNILLIESLFKESRIIALDPSYISKSGKATPGVSYFWSGCAGAQKWGLEITGLASVGLESKTAMHLSAHQSIPDGKGFNLLSHCANLVVNNKEKYLKISDTVVVDGYFSKYTFVNPVTESGFKVVSKFAKNIYLRYKYTGKPTGKKGRPKTFDGRVKFQKLNMNHFQLVTAEENMKIYEAIVHSRSLKRWVKCVVVITVLDTGKERREILFSTDLTMEAEEVIESYRLRFQIEFLYRDAKQFVGLNYGQSRSEIKIHNHVNMSLTAVSIAKAIHYFNTDVMEKKTFSLSSIKTQYFNKMYLGKIITCFGINAETNINSEHITQLENFGCIAA